A stretch of DNA from Coccidioides posadasii str. Silveira chromosome 4, complete sequence:
TACCTCGACGGATGCCACGCCACAGCGGGAACAACATGCGACCCATCAACCGGAATCGTAAACACACTCTCCCCGGTCTCCGCATGGAAAATCTCTAACCCAACACCGCCGCAATCCGGCTCATCGCACGCGCCTACAATGAATCGCCCGTCCCAGCTCCAGCTTACGCCGCGCACTCCGCCTCCGCCGGAAGTCGTCACAGTGCGCTTGCAGATCCAGTCAGTGGTGTCCCAAAGGGAGATTAGAGAGTCTCCACCGCCAATTGCGAGGTAGCGGGCTGTTGGGGAGAGGGAGACGCAGTGACAGGAGGCGGTGTGGGCGTTGAGGGTGTGAAGTGGGTGGAAGGAGGGGTAGGATACGATTTGAACGGTGCCGTCGCCGGTGGTGAGGAAGAGGTCCGGGTTCGAGGGTGAGTAGGAGAATGCGGTGCCGTTGGTGCGGACAGGTTGTTTATGAGGCGAAAGGGATTTGTAGGGAGCCGCTGTTGTACCCGATTTGGAGGGTTCAGTGGTGGTTGTAGGTGTGGAGGAAGAGTCGACAGAGATGGGTACGAGAGTGTCGTCCTGGAGAGATAGGCGTTAGACAGCGCTTAACAGATGAGCAATAAACAGTGCACGCGGAGGAATACCATTCTTCCTGCGAGGAGCACGCTGCCATCAGCGGACCAGGAGAGAGTGAATGCTTCTCCGCCAACATCGATGCGGTTCACGCAGTTCTTGGATCGCACGTCCCAGAAACGGACGGTTCCATCGGTTGAGCAGCTCGCTAGCTCGGATTCCTTGACGGGGTTAAAAGCAACCTGCTCAATGCCAGAGGTATGCCCGCGTAGCTCAGTCGAATACCTCACATCGGGGCGCTCTGGGTTCCATATTCGTAGTGTTCGGTCGGCAGAACCTGTCGCGATGAGAAGGCCGGTAGGATTCCATGCCAGAGTGCGAATACTGCGAAATAGACATCAGAAGGATTAGTTTTAAAGGTCAAAGCAAGGTGTTTCCG
This window harbors:
- a CDS encoding uncharacterized protein (EggNog:ENOG410PJKX~COG:S~BUSCO:8939at33183), which encodes MPPPPPSQLIPKDRFGYLFGRLRTQSYTDPNARGPGSHSIRTLAWNPTGLLIATGSADRTLRIWNPERPDVRYSTELRGHTSGIEQVAFNPVKESELASCSTDGTVRFWDVRSKNCVNRIDVGGEAFTLSWSADGSVLLAGRMDDTLVPISVDSSSTPTTTTEPSKSGTTAAPYKSLSPHKQPVRTNGTAFSYSPSNPDLFLTTGDGTVQIVSYPSFHPLHTLNAHTASCHCVSLSPTARYLAIGGGDSLISLWDTTDWICKRTVTTSGGGGVRGVSWSWDGRFIVGACDEPDCGGVGLEIFHAETGESVFTIPVDGSHVVPAVAWHPSRYWLAYSIYADAMGPSSNGLRIVGAGGGGL